In Salvia miltiorrhiza cultivar Shanhuang (shh) chromosome 4, IMPLAD_Smil_shh, whole genome shotgun sequence, the DNA window GAAATCAAACTTAGTCAACAatccgaatatatatatatatatatatatatatatatatatatataaaaacgtttatatttatattttaagaaatgtttttaccgtagccctcccctatatatatatatacattaaaagATGAATATGTCTTCaaacaataaattatttgaCATCAAAGGACGCTACGTGATTTAATTTGTAAAGATGTCCACAAGTTCCACCACTTTATGTTTGGCCAATATACACACATAGAAACATAgtattactataattttatatttacacACACATAGAaacataatattataattttatatttaaggagaagtaatactccctccgtcccaaacgaaatgtcctatttcttttcggcacggagattaagaaatgtgtataaagcagataaagtgggttggtggaaattatttaaatattaagtatagagagagagtgtattgccaaaaaaggaaacatgacatttcgtttgggacaatccaaaaaggaaaacaggacattgagggaatataattttatagtattttgtaattattataCAAATTAGATAAGATATATAAAATGTGATTCATGccttaaattataaatttataccttATTATattatgcctctatttatagagtagtaaaaaacaaacaaatgcCATGTAAATTCCTAATCAAATTAGAGtttagagaaaagaaaaaagaagttaCTAGTATATATGTAATGTAAACCCTAGGCATTCATAACATACACCTCAGCGCGATCCAATCAAACGTGCGCTTAATCTCCGCCGCTAACATACACTGCCAATGTAAGGTTTAATCGCTCACTCGTCGCCGACATTATCGAAAGCTTAATTTCTTGATTCATTCACGCTTTCATCTTTTATTTGTGCGTGAGATTGTGCTGCAAAATCTATATCGAAATCCACAAACTTCTTTTTAGAGAATTTATGTGTTTTTGAGGTGCAAGAGAGGTGTTTGGAGCTCGATTTATATATGGCGGAAACGGCGACGACGATGATCAGTTCGAATGGGGTGGGCAGGACTGAACCGGAGTTCGATTCGGTGGCGTTGTTCCATAGGAGGATTGAGTTCCATCAAGCTCAGAAGCATTTCAATGGTTTTGTAAACGAGAGCAGCAATGGGTTTAAGCTGGTGAAGCTGAACTCGGTCAAGGCTTCCGGTTTCGCCCCTAAAAACGAAAAATCATTGGAGCATTCTGATGTCGGGATGGATCCTGAGCTCAGCTTCGAGATTACATTTCGCAGAATTGTGAGTGCTCGGAATATTTACACTCATATGGTTGAATTTACTTGTTGTTCCTCTAGACGgggtttattttattgttttttactGTTATTTTCTAGATTTATTTGAATGTTAATGATGGAAGATTGTTTGTTACTTGTTAGATTTTCTCTCTGTTTTTTTGGattatatattttgatatttttagaACAATTGTTTTCCAGTAATTTGGTGTTATCGGATGAGATAGAAGAAATGCACTAGAACTTGCTTAGTAAAGTAGCAGACTAGCAGTCATGCATAGTAATGCTCCTACTGGCTTCAATTTGTTGGGAAGTAGGAGAATGTCGTCCCTTGAAATGCACCTATGTCATGGGCTCCcgttttcttgttttattttacgATAAGTTTCGTATCATTCCGTGCTTCATCTACCCACTTTCACTTGTATACTTGGGGAGTGATCCCTTTGATGGAAAAGGGTGGAAAACATATATATTCCGTCCAATTCATGATAACATATCATGGTGTATTGATGTGATATTATTTTCCCTTGTTTTTTCACCATAGTGAACATGGGATATAAAAGGTAGGGTCCATTAAAATGTGATAAAATATTTCCATCTttttttatccctcattttattatgataaatgctcaaccaaagagaacgcgcCTTGGTGGTTCCATTTCCCCTTCTTGGCAGGTTCAATTTGAATTTCCATCCAATGACATCTATGGATGAGCCAACTGTTATGTTTGGAGTATTGTTTTTCACAAATATTTGAAATGATATTTTATTGTGTGAGTCTACGGTTTTGAATTATGTTTTGAGGAGTCACATAGCATGTACAAAGGCTCAAACTTGTATTTCAGGGTGCAGGTTTGCGTAACCTTGGAAACACTTGTTTCCTTAATTCGGTACTGCAATGCCTGACATATACTGCACCATTAGCTGCCTATCTTCAAAGTGGAAAGCATCAAAATTCTTGTGAGTTTTCCTCATTTTATCAGTTTATCTATCTCATTGGTTTCTTATCTAATTTTAAGAAAGGATTGGGCAGATATTTCGTGACATACATTTTTCAGCATGTGTTTACTCTGACGACCTATAATTTATGAAGGTCGTACTGCCGGGTTTTGTGCATTATGTGCCATCCAGAAACATGTCAGTCGAGCTCTGCAGTCAAGCGGGAGGATTCTAGAGCCTAAGGATCTTGTGTCGAACTTGAGATGTATCCTATGATAATGAAAGAGATGTGCTTTTGCATTTGTGCTCAGTTCTCGAAGTATTTCACGTGTAGGTAGTCATTAAAAGTCTCTTAGCGTCATGTAATCATACACATCGTTGGTCTCTTACTCTTTACGTTGGAGtccttaataaaaatattaggcaTATCTCGGAGCTTTCGCAATGCCAGGCAAGAAGATGCTCATGAGTTTATGGTGAATCTGCTCGAATCAATGCATAAGTGCTGCTTACCATGTGGAGTGCCAAGTGAATCTCCTAGTGCTTACGAGAAAAGCTTGGTCCACAAGATATTTGGTGGTCGATTGCGAAGTCAGGTGCTTTTGTTATTGAATTTGAGGCTGTTAGTGTTTCTGTTTTCTCTTTGTTGTGCTAATTATATTTTGTCGTTCCCTAGGTGAAATGCATGCAGTGCTCGTACTGCTCTAACAAATTTGATCCATTCTTGGATCTAAGTCTAGAAATACAGAAAGCAGACTCATTGTACAAGGCACTTGCTCATTTCACCGCCAAAGAGCAGTTAGATGGAGGTGCCAGGGAATATCAGTGTGATCAATGTAAACAGAAAGTAAAGGCTTCGAAGCAGCTAACAGTACACAAGGCACCTCAAGTACTCGCTGTTCACCTGAAGCGTTTCAGTTCGCATTCTCCTGGCCAAAAAGTTGATAAAAGAGTTGCTTTTGAACCTACCTTGGACTTGAAACCTTTTGTCACTGGCCCCTATGTAAGTTCTACTCTTGTTTTTTTCTCACGTTCGTGGCCAATTTGAGATATCTCACCTTTTATTCTTCTAGAGCTCCTACTTGTATTCTTCTTTTGCTCCTTTTGCTCATCCTCTTGTTTGGGCGTGTCCTTGTCCTCATTGTGCTTGTTCTCTTGTAAATTGTTTCaatgtttttattttcatcatatttttTGTCACAAGCTTTGTATACAAGGACCAGCaaactcttttttttaaaaaatagttctTTGGATACCTGCATTCTTACTTGTTCAAAGTTATTATCACTATTATCTTGTATATGATATTTCTCTTTTTTAGGATGGGGATCTGAAATACACTCTCTATGGAGTTCTTGTTCATTATGGTTGGAGCACTCATTCCGGCCATTATTACTGTTTTGTTCGCACATCGAGTGGCATGTGGTATTCCCTTGATGACAATCAGGTATGAGAAAATAACTGTTATCTTGATGTGCTTTTGTCTGCTGTAATATGGTTCAAATACAAACCTCTTTCATTtctattttcaatttatttcacGGTTACCGTCATTTTGGCATTTAATAGGTTGTCCAAGTTAATGAGAGGAAAGTTCTGGAACAGAAGGCCTATATGTTGTTCTATGTTCGTGATAGAAAAAACGTTGGCTCGAAGAATCATGTTAATGCCCTTCAGAAAGATAACATGGTGATGAATGCCATCGGAAATGCTGCATATTCAAAATTGAACTTGGAATTGAAAGAGAAAATCCAAAACGGTTCAGATAAGAGAAAGTTAAATGGCGCTGCAGCTTTATCCGGGAGGGCTGCACCGGTGACTGCTCTACCAAATGAGGCTCCTTCGGAAAATATGTCCTCAAACATTAATGGCAAATTGACAGCTGAGAATTTGGACCTTGGAAGA includes these proteins:
- the LOC131021732 gene encoding ubiquitin carboxyl-terminal hydrolase 23-like isoform X2 yields the protein MAETATTMISSNGVGRTEPEFDSVALFHRRIEFHQAQKHFNGFVNESSNGFKLVKLNSVKASGFAPKNEKSLEHSDVGMDPELSFEITFRRIGAGLRNLGNTCFLNSVLQCLTYTAPLAAYLQSGKHQNSCRTAGFCALCAIQKHVSRALQSSGRILEPKDLVSNLRCISRSFRNARQEDAHEFMVNLLESMHKCCLPCGVPSESPSAYEKSLVHKIFGGRLRSQVKCMQCSYCSNKFDPFLDLSLEIQKADSLYKALAHFTAKEQLDGGAREYQCDQCKQKVKASKQLTVHKAPQVLAVHLKRFSSHSPGQKVDKRVAFEPTLDLKPFVTGPYDGDLKYTLYGVLVHYGWSTHSGHYYCFVRTSSGMWYSLDDNQVVQVNERKVLEQKAYMLFYVRDRKNVGSKNHVNALQKDNMVMNAIGNAAYSKLNLELKEKIQNGSDKRKLNGAAALSGRAAPVTALPNEAPSENMSSNINGKLTAENLDLGRNAKCESMVPPTKAPLKEYSSMELNSSVNGSGGASNGGHVATDTCHNTSGVVEEQSTNTVLLSDSRPQVSMYKKETSSSIAMPSGCKDSDEDKPCESAEKAPDIAVLSRLSPDQCKMVGPISEMNASGSRMPTGAIGELGKSIRDEQAPKKAVGPNTEVTVENGRRINVQSKEPLRLGITKKKRQDLKVKRKLLKYQAVTTSLSSNLILGGGLCLRKKKHKQKLMRKQSSMLKKSPDTKDMLSENGLPSKLGQSASKESFPQAVVDESTCSREKKAKFVSDGDSSSISGDAIDKDFRKRILLDGSTVSAEKQPDIRQSTAQGAGMSAEHQRELRQNDVMNMLTRGLEETTVGRWDDIGVSLSTKYKTRASGAAAQIGYIGDEWDEEYDRGKRKKVRVPVVSFDGPNLFQEIANKRSKTKRAKLDRSRDGNQPFRI
- the LOC131021732 gene encoding ubiquitin carboxyl-terminal hydrolase 23-like isoform X1; amino-acid sequence: MAETATTMISSNGVGRTEPEFDSVALFHRRIEFHQAQKHFNGFVNESSNGFKLVKLNSVKASGFAPKNEKSLEHSDVGMDPELSFEITFRRIGAGLRNLGNTCFLNSVLQCLTYTAPLAAYLQSGKHQNSCRTAGFCALCAIQKHVSRALQSSGRILEPKDLVSNLRCISRSFRNARQEDAHEFMVNLLESMHKCCLPCGVPSESPSAYEKSLVHKIFGGRLRSQVKCMQCSYCSNKFDPFLDLSLEIQKADSLYKALAHFTAKEQLDGGAREYQCDQCKQKVKASKQLTVHKAPQVLAVHLKRFSSHSPGQKVDKRVAFEPTLDLKPFVTGPYDGDLKYTLYGVLVHYGWSTHSGHYYCFVRTSSGMWYSLDDNQVVQVNERKVLEQKAYMLFYVRDRKNVGSKNHVNALQKDNMVMNAIGNAAYSKLNLELKEKIQNGSDKRKLNGAAALSGRAAPVTALPNEAPSENMSSNINGKLTAENLDLGRNAKCESMVPPTKAPLKEYSSMELNSSVNGSGGASNGGHVATDTCHNTSGVVEEQSTNTVLLSDSRPQVSMYKKETSSSIAMPSGCKDSDEDKPCESAEKAPDIAVLSRLSPDQCKMVGPISEMNASGSRMPTGAIGELGKSIRDEQAPKKAVGPNTEVTVENGRRINVQSKEPLRLGITKKKRQDLKVKRKLLKYQAVTTSLSSNLILGGGLCLRKKKHKQKLMRKQSSMLKKSPDTKDMLSENGLPSKLGQSASKESFPQAVVDESTCSREKKAKFVSDGDSSSISGDAIDKDFRKRILLDGSTVSAEKQPDIRQSTAQGAGMSAEHQRELRQNDVMNMLTRGLEETTGKEHVGRWDDIGVSLSTKYKTRASGAAAQIGYIGDEWDEEYDRGKRKKVRVPVVSFDGPNLFQEIANKRSKTKRAKLDRSRDGNQPFRI
- the LOC131021732 gene encoding ubiquitin carboxyl-terminal hydrolase 23-like isoform X4, translating into MAETATTMISSNGVGRTEPEFDSVALFHRRIEFHQAQKHFNGFVNESSNGFKLVKLNSVKASGFAPKNEKSLEHSDVGMDPELSFEITFRRIGAGLRNLGNTCFLNSVLQCLTYTAPLAAYLQSGKHQNSCRTAGFCALCAIQKHVSRALQSSGRILEPKDLVSNLRCISRSFRNARQEDAHEFMVNLLESMHKCCLPCGVPSESPSAYEKSLVHKIFGGRLRSQVKCMQCSYCSNKFDPFLDLSLEIQKADSLYKALAHFTAKEQLDGGAREYQCDQCKQKVKASKQLTVHKAPQVLAVHLKRFSSHSPGQKVDKRVAFEPTLDLKPFVTGPYDGDLKYTLYGVLVHYGWSTHSGHYYCFVRTSSGMWYSLDDNQVVQVNERKVLEQKAYMLFYVRDRKNVGSKNHVNALQKDNMVMNAIGNAAYSKLNLELKEKIQNGSDKRKLNGAAALSGRAAPVTALPNEAPSENMSSNINGKLTAENLDLGRNAKCESMVPPTKAPLKEYSSMELNSSVNGSGGASNGGHVATDTCHNTSGVVEEQSTNTVLLSDSRPQVSMYKKETSSSIAMPSGCKDSDEDKPCESAEKAPDIAVLSRLSPDQCKMNASGSRMPTGAIGELGKSIRDEQAPKKAVGPNTEVTVENGRRINVQSKEPLRLGITKKKRQDLKVKRKLLKYQAVTTSLSSNLILGGGLCLRKKKHKQKLMRKQSSMLKKSPDTKDMLSENGLPSKLGQSASKESFPQAVVDESTCSREKKAKFVSDGDSSSISGDAIDKDFRKRILLDGSTVSAEKQPDIRQSTAQGAGMSAEHQRELRQNDVMNMLTRGLEETTVGRWDDIGVSLSTKYKTRASGAAAQIGYIGDEWDEEYDRGKRKKVRVPVVSFDGPNLFQEIANKRSKTKRAKLDRSRDGNQPFRI
- the LOC131021732 gene encoding ubiquitin carboxyl-terminal hydrolase 23-like isoform X3; translation: MAETATTMISSNGVGRTEPEFDSVALFHRRIEFHQAQKHFNGFVNESSNGFKLVKLNSVKASGFAPKNEKSLEHSDVGMDPELSFEITFRRIGAGLRNLGNTCFLNSVLQCLTYTAPLAAYLQSGKHQNSCRTAGFCALCAIQKHVSRALQSSGRILEPKDLVSNLRCISRSFRNARQEDAHEFMVNLLESMHKCCLPCGVPSESPSAYEKSLVHKIFGGRLRSQVKCMQCSYCSNKFDPFLDLSLEIQKADSLYKALAHFTAKEQLDGGAREYQCDQCKQKVKASKQLTVHKAPQVLAVHLKRFSSHSPGQKVDKRVAFEPTLDLKPFVTGPYDGDLKYTLYGVLVHYGWSTHSGHYYCFVRTSSGMWYSLDDNQVVQVNERKVLEQKAYMLFYVRDRKNVGSKNHVNALQKDNMVMNAIGNAAYSKLNLELKEKIQNGSDKRKLNGAAALSGRAAPVTALPNEAPSENMSSNINGKLTAENLDLGRNAKCESMVPPTKAPLKEYSSMELNSSVNGSGGASNGGHVATDTCHNTSGVVEEQSTNTVLLSDSRPQVSMYKKETSSSIAMPSGCKDSDEDKPCESAEKAPDIAVLSRLSPDQCKMNASGSRMPTGAIGELGKSIRDEQAPKKAVGPNTEVTVENGRRINVQSKEPLRLGITKKKRQDLKVKRKLLKYQAVTTSLSSNLILGGGLCLRKKKHKQKLMRKQSSMLKKSPDTKDMLSENGLPSKLGQSASKESFPQAVVDESTCSREKKAKFVSDGDSSSISGDAIDKDFRKRILLDGSTVSAEKQPDIRQSTAQGAGMSAEHQRELRQNDVMNMLTRGLEETTGKEHVGRWDDIGVSLSTKYKTRASGAAAQIGYIGDEWDEEYDRGKRKKVRVPVVSFDGPNLFQEIANKRSKTKRAKLDRSRDGNQPFRI